The genomic segment CATGTAGCTCTCAGCAATCACTTTGATCTCACTACGAATCAGCACACGAAAAACAAGTTCCTGATTTGTTCCTATCACTAGAGCAACTCTGCGCTACTTACAAAATTGTAATCTTAAAGAATTCAATTATTGGGATCAGTCCTCGGACCCTTCATCCAGCGCCCCGTTTTGGAAGGCTTCCAGTTCAAGGTCTTTGGCGCGGATCCTGTCCGCTTCTTCGAGATAGATGTCAGACGCCTCACCAAAACCGCCGATGGGCGACGACGCGATCTCGTCATGCGCGATCGCGTCGTCATTGAGCAGCCAGGCGCGTTTACCGCGAGGGGGCCACTCTTCCTAGTTTTCAAGTTCCGGTTTGATCGGGACAATGATGCGTCCACGGACTTTACCCTCGAGGAAGAGAGGCGCCGTCGAGACAACATCTTCGAATGCCACCTCCGTGGATATGGCTTCCAGCTTTGTTGGGTCCAGATCCGTTGCGAGGCGTTCCCATGCAGCCAGTCTTTTCTCTTTCGGGCACATGACACTGTCGATGCCCTTCAAGGTGACGCCTCGAAGGATGAAGGGGGCCACACTTGTCGGCAGGTCCATGCTGCCAGCCAGGCCGCAAGCCGCGACGGTTCCGCTGTATTTGATCATCGACAGGAGATTGGCGAGGACAACGCCGCCAACAACATCGACTGCGCCCGCCCAACGCTCCTTGTTCAGGGCGCGCGGCGTCCCGGAAAGATCGGCCCGGTCAACAATTGAGGTCGCGCCCAGGCTTTTGAGATAGTCCGCCTCTTCGGGCCGGCCCGTGGCCGCCGCAACCGTGAAGCCTTTATTTGCAAGCAGACTGGTCGCGACGCTTCCGACACCTCCGGATGCGCCTGTGACAAGGATTTCACCGCTGGCGGGGGTGACGCCTTCGTCTTCCAAAGCGATGACACAGAGCATCGCGGTATAGCCGGCGGTGCCAATCGCCATGGCCTGCCGCATCGTCAGGCCATCAGGAAGGCGGACAAGCCAGTCCCCCTTCACTTTCGCGCGTTGCGCAAGCCCGCCCCAATGCTTTTCACCGACGCCCCAACCGTTCAGAACAACGCGGTCTCCGGGCGCAAAATCAGAATGGCGGCTTTCAGAGACGACGCCGGCAAAATCAATGCCCGGAATCATCGGGAAGCTTCGCACGACCGGGGAGCTGCCCGTGATCGCCAGTGCATCCTTGTAGTTCAGGGTCGACCAGGCAATGTCGACGACGACATCCCCCTCTTCCATTTCGGGAAGTGTCACCTGGCTCCGGGAAACGGTCTGCTCATCTGTATCTTTGTTGATTAGGATTGCATCGAACATGTGTGTCGCCTTTTCAATTTGACGTGAGGGCAAAGAAGCCAGTTGCGAACTGGCGGAGGGGGTCCGGACTCTGTTCGAGCTTGGCGCGCAAAACCGCGCCTTCCCAACCAATCCAGAAAAAGGCGGCAAGCTCTTCCGGCTTATGGTGCCGGCCAATCTCGCCCTGGTTTTGTGCTTCAAGAAGGCAGGCCTCTGTCAGGCGTTGCCAGTCCGACAGGGCAGACGAGAGCAAGCTGCGGAATCCCGGCGGGAGGGCCGCCATCTCCTGTCCCAGGTTTCCAACAAGGCACCCGCGCCTGAACGCGTGCTTTTCCATCCCCTTTTCGGCGTCGGAAATAAAGCCCCGCAGCCGATCCAGCGGCGAGAGGTCAGCGCGCTGGAACCAGGTACGAAGCCTGGAGGAGAAATACTCATTGTAAGCACCAATCAGTGCACGGCCGAAATCCTCTTTCGAGTCGAAGTGGTAGTAAAAACTGCCTTTAGGCACACCCGCCGCCCGCAGGATTTCATCGACCGCGACCGCGCAGTAGCCACGCTCGGTCAGATACTCCAGCCCGGTCCGGATCAGCTCCTGACGCGCCGTCTGATCGCCCGGCGGTTTGCGTGGGCGGCCTCTGCGGCGACCGGGTGTCGGGGCGTCTGTCGAGCTCATTTTTTGTTTATAGACTAAATGGTCTATTAAATGCAACATCTGACAAAGAGGAATTGCAGAATTGCCGGAGTCAGCCGGCTTGAGAGGGCTTGTTCTGGCGTCCGGCCTCTGGAAATGGCTTTGAGACGGCGTATTCAGGCGCACAGGATCCGGGAATGAGCCGGAGCCCATTCGCGGCTTCAAAAACATCTCTCGAAATTATCCGGCACGCACGAAGGATGCACGTGCGGCCTTTCCCGTCACGGCACGAAGTCGAAGCATGCGTGCAGAGGGCGGAAGCCTACTCGTCCGTCCCTTCATCCAGTGCCCCGTTCTGGAAGGCTTCCAGTTCGAGGCCCTCGGCGCGGACCTTGTCCACTTCATCGGGATAGACGTCAGACGCTTCGCCGAAGCCGACGATGGGCGACGGCACGATATCGTCCTGCGCGATGGCGTCGTCATAGAGCAGCCAGGCCCGCTTGCCGCCGAGACAGGCGACCTCGACCCACTGGTCTTCCTCAAGGCTGACCGCCGACATGCTGGAGATGTCGCGCAGCTCGGCCTCGTTGATCGTGTATTCCTGCCCGTTCACGCGGAAGATCGCGAAGCCTTCGCCGAGATAGCGCAGATAGGACAGGACATCCCCCGCCTTCAGCTCCAGCACCTGCATGCCCTCATCGCCCGGCGTTTCGATATTGGCGTCGACCTGCATCACGACCGGCTCGATCTTTGAGGCGACAATGAATTCGAGATGATCGCGCTCGACCCGGTCGCGGTTCCAGATCTGGTAATTGGCATATTGCGGCAGGGTGCAGGCGACATTGGCCGGCTCGTCCGGATTGGGCCGAGCGCGGCCGTTCACCGTCATGCCCTGTTCCAGCACGACGAACCCAGCCGGATACTCCCCCGGCCAGCCATAGGAGACGTACCAGGTATCCGGATAACCGGCGAGCGCGGAGAAATCCCGGTCGTCCGGCGCAGATTCTGTCACCTCGTAGGGTGACGCAATCGGTTCGTCCGCCGGCATGTCCGCCTCGAGCGCCTCGCTTTCAACAGGCGCAGGGGTGGCCCCGCCGTCAGCGGGCGTGTCAGCCGGCTGTCCGCAGGCCGCGAGGCTTCCTGCCAAAGCAAGAATCCAGGCTTTTTTCATGACCCCCTCCTCGGGTTGCGACTCACCTGCCGGTGCCACACTAGCATACAGATTAGCAAGAAACTGGCATGGGTCGCTTGGCTTTTTCTGCAATTTGGTGTCGAAAGCGGCACACATTCCCCAGATCCACGGCCATATAACGTCCATGACCTCCCCCATCGTCCGCTTCGCCCCGTCTCCCACCGGCCGCCTGCATGTCGGCAATGTGCGCACTGCGCTCATCAACTGGCTGTTCGCCAAGGGCCAGGGCGGCAAGTTCATCCTGCGCATCGACGATACCGACGTGGAACGCTCCACGAAGGAAAATGAAGACGCGCTGAAAGTGGACCTTGAATGGCTGGGTCTCGTCTGGGCCGACACGTTCAACCAATCCGATCGCTTCGCCCAGTATGACGCTGCCGCCGAAACGCTGCGCGGCATGGGCCTGCTCTATCCCTGCTACGAGACGGCTGATGAGCTCGACCGCAAGCGCAAGATCGCCCTCTCCCGCGGCCGCCCGCCCGTCTATGACCGGGCGGCGCTGGAGCTGACGGATGAGGACAAGGCAAAACTGGAAGCCGAAGGCCGCCAGCCGCACTGGCGGTTCAAACTGTCGGGGGAGCGCGTCGAATGGGACGATCTGGTGCGCGGGCCGCAAAGCATCGACACATCCAGCCTGTCCGACCCGATCCTGATCCGCGAGGACGGTTCCTACCTCTACACTCTCCCCTCAGTCGTCGACGACATCGAGGCCGGCATCACCCATGTCGTGCGCGGCGAAGACCATGTGACGAATTCCGGCGCGCAGATCGAGATCTTCAAGGCGCTCGGCGGCACCGCGCCGGACATGGCGCACACGCCGCTGCTGATCGGCGCCGACGGCCAGGGCCTGTCGAAACGCCTCGGCTCGCTCTCCATGGGCGAGCTCCGCGCGCAGGGCTATGAGCCGATGTCGATCTGCTCATTGCTGGCGAAGATCGGCACATCCGACAATGTCGAGGCGCGGGGCAGCCTCGATGAGTTGGTCGCGGAGTTCGACTTCGGCAAGATCGGCCGGTCGCCGGCCCGGTTCGACGAGGCGGAGCTGAAAGGCCTCAACGCCGCCATCCTGCACGCCCTGCCCTTCGATACGGTGAAAGACCGCCTCGCCGCAGTGGACCCGCGCGCCGCCGACGAGGCCTTCTGGACCGTGGTGCGGGCGAACTGCGCCCTGCTGCCGGATGTCGCCGGCTGGGTCGACACGGTGTTCGGCGATATCACCCCGCTGGTGGATGACGAGGACAAGGAGTTCGTCGCCACGGCTGCCACGCTGCTGCCGGACGGCGAGCTGACGGGCGAGACCTGGAGCCAGTGGACGAACGCCGTGAAGGCAGAGACCGGCCGCAAGGGCCGCGGCCTGTTCATGACGCTGCGCAAGGCCCTCACCGGCCAGGAACACGGCCCCGACATGGGTGCCATCCTGCCGCTGATCGGCCGCGAACGGGCGCTGAAGCGGCTGGGCGGCTGATCCCGGAACAACCAAGTTACTGATTTTGTTCCGTTTTGGTTCGACGTGAACAAAAATGGAACTTTTTCCTTTCCAAAACGTGAATATTCTGCTTATGTTCTCATATCGCGGGGCCGACGGAATGCCCCCGCAAACTGGGTTCAAATGCATAGGCTGGGAGTTGCGTGATGGTACGTCTGGTAATCAAGGGATGTGAGTTCGATCCGGCGCAGGTGAAGGATGTCGTGTTCGGCGACAGCTTCCGCATGGAGCTCGACAAGGCGATGGAACTGGCAGATGCCGGCGTCGAATTCTGGGCCGCCGGACCTGACGGCGCCATGGCCCGCGTCATCCTCGGCGAGAACGAATATGGCGAGCGCATCCTGAAGACCGAAGCCATCGCCTTTGCTGCCAATCATCTGGGCGAAATCGTTGCCCCGCCTGTGGTGCGCCGCCCCTACCGCGCCGAGACACATATCCCTGCACGGATGGATTTCGCCGTCGCAGCTTAAACGCTGCCCCTGAAATTACGCAGCGGCTCTCGCCTCCCGCCCGCGCCAGAACGGTGCAGCCACCTCCCCCGGATGCGGGAGGTGAGGGCTTTGAGGGATCAGAAATCGCACTGCGATTTCCCCGAAAAGGCCCAAGCGCAAGCGCAGGGCACCGAAGAATGACTGGCGCGCACAGAGGTTTCCGTCGATGCCCGCGAAAGCATTGGCTCCTGCGCCCTACTCCGCCACCAGTTGAACGAGTACGTCCCCTTCGGAGACTTGGTCGCCCACCTTGCCCGTCACGGCTTCCACCACACCGTCGCGCGGCGCCGTAAGGGCATGTTCCATCTTCATGGCTTCCATGACCGCCACCGTATCGCCGCGCGTCACCTCCGCGCCGGCCTCCACCGAAATCGACAGGATCTTGCCCGGCATCGGCGCGCTGACACTGTCACCGCCGAGGACGGCTTCGACATCGGCGTCGAATTCCGGCACTTCCACCAGAACCGTGTCACCGCCCGTCGTGACCGCATAGCGGCGGGGCGAAATGTCCGTCACCAGCGGCAAGGGTGTGTCGGGATCGACCGGATACTCTTCCGGATCCACCCAATCAGCATCGGCGCCAACGGCCACCATGGCCTTGTGCACCGGCGCCCTGTTCATGCGCCAGCCATCCTGAATGCCCCACGGCGTCGCCCCACCCGCCTCATTGAGGCACACATCGCACACCGCCATGACGGAGGCATGCTGGTGTTCCGCAGGCGGAAGGGTCAACGCGTCGCCCGCTTCTGCAATCCAGTTCACATGGTGGGAGTGGTTGAGGAAGGCGTCCGACGACGCGCAGCGGCTGAGGAAGCCGGCATTCGACGGCACGCCGGCCAGCTGCAGGTGCGACAGGGTCGTGATCAGCCGCTCGCAGGCCGCATGCCGGTTGCCGTCATGCACGATCAGCTTGGCAATCATGGAGTCATAGTTCGATGGCACGCGGTCGCCCGTTTCGAACCCCGCATCCCAGCGTACGGTCTCGCCGTCCACCGGCTCCATCAGGCCGAACTCCAGGATCAGGCCCGCGCCGGGGCGGAAGCCTTCGGCCGGGTCTTCGGCGCAGATCCGCGCCTCGATCGCATGGCCATGTAGCGGAATGTCCTGCTGGTGCAGCGGCAGCAAGTCGCCGGACGCGACGCGCAGCTGCCATTCGACAAGGTCCTGCCCGGTGATCATTTCCGTCACCGGATGCTCCACCTGCAGGCGGGTGTTCATCTCAAGGAACCAGAACGTGTCCAGCGCCAGCGGCTTTGATCCGTCCACGATGAATTCCACCGTCCCGGCGCCTTCATATTTCACGGCCTTGGCGAGGGCGACGGCGGCGTCCGTCATCGCCTTGCGCACGTCTTCCGGCATGCCGGGCGCGGGCGCTTCCTCGATCACTTTCTGTCGGCGGCGCTGCAGCGAGCAATCGCGCTCATAGAGGTGAACGGCATTGCCATGGGCATCGCCGAAAACCTGCACTTCAATATGGCGCGGCTGTTCGACCAGCTTTTCCAGCATCACGCGGCCATCGCCGAAACTGCTTTCCGCTTCGCGTACGGCGCTTTCCAGTTCGGCGGCCAGTTCCGACGCCTTGGTAACGAGGCGGATGCCCCGCCCCCCGCCGCCTGCCACGGCCTTGATCAGCAGCGGGAAGCCGATCTCCTTGGCTGCCTCGGTCAACGTTTTCACGTCCTGCGCCTCGCCGCGATAGCCGGGCAGCACGGGCACGCCCGCCTCTTCCGCGATGCGCTTGGCTTCGTCCTTCGGCCCCATGGAGCGGATGGCAGAGGCCGGCGGGCCGACCCAGATCAGCCCCGCCTTCACGACAGCCTCGGCAAAATCGGCATTCTCTGACAGGAAGCCATAGCCCGGATGGATCGCGTCGGCGCCCGTCTCTTTGGCCGCCGCGAGGATCGCCTCAACCTTCAGATAGCTCTCGGGCGCAGGCGCCGGGCCGATATGCACGGCCTCATCGGCTTCGCGCACATGCTTGGCGCGCGCATCGGCGTCGGAATAGACGGCGACGGTGGCGATGCCGAGGTCCCGGCAGGTGGCAAAGATGCGGCAGGCGATCTCGCCCCTATTCGCGACGAGAAGCTTCTCGATTTTCATGTCCGGGCCCTCCGGTGCCCCGATGCCCGCCGCGATGCCCACCACGATGGACGGCGGCGACCAGGACGAAACTGATGATCATCAGCAGATACCACGATCCGAGTTTGGATAAAGAGACCGGGTGCCAGCCATCTTCCTGTCCCGGATAGGCCCAGGCGCGGGCGAAGGTGCCGATGTTTTCCGCAAACCAGATGAACAGGGCGACCAGAAGGAAGCCGATGACCAGCGGCATCGGCCGGTGAAACCGGTCCGGCCGGAACCAGACGACACTTGGCCCGTAAACCAGCAACGTACCCGCAAACAGGGCGATCCGGACATCCGGCAGCCAGTGATGGGCGAAGAAATTCACATAGATTGACGCCGCCAGCAGGCCCTGAATCCAAAGCGGCGGGAAGCGGTCAAACCGGAAATCGAAGATCCGCCACACCCTGGCCAGATACGACCCGACCGAAGCATACATGAAGCCCGTGAACAGCGGCACGGCGCCGATGCGCAACACGCTTTCCTCCGGATATATCCAGCTGCCATGGGCGGTCTTGAACAATTCCATGATCGTGCCGGTGATATGGAAGACGAGGATCACCTTCGCCTCCTCCAGCGTCTCCAGCCCCGTCCACAGCATCAGGACCTGGATCAGCACCGCCCCGATGACGAGGAAATCATAGCGCGAGACCGGCGCGTCGTCCGGATACCAGAGAAAGGTCGCCAGCAAGAGGCCCAGCATGGCCCCGCCGAACAGGCAGGCCCAGCCTTGCTTTATGCCGAAACTGACGAATTCGAAGGCGGCAAGGCTCCACGGCCCTTTCACCCAGCGCGCCCTCAGGGCTTCGCGCCCGGCATGCAGGCGCCGCTGGACGGCATTGGGCGGCTTCGGGCCGAAGGCTGGGGGCGCGGTCATTGTCTGGCTGTTACACGGATTCAAGGCGGGTTTCAGGCCGGTTCATGGCCCTTCGCGCGCCAGGCGCACCCGCTTCATGACCATATCGCGCCCTTGCGCGCCGCCGAACCCATTGTAAGGGTTAACCGCCTGAATCGGAGGGAAGAGACATGGCCTATGCATCTGGTGCGAAGGTAAGCAGCCTCGCCGGGCTCGTGGGGGCCGCGGTCGGCGGCTATATCGGCTACACACAGGCCGGGCATGTCAGCGAGCTTGAGCCTGTGGCGGGTGCGCTGATCCTCGGCGCCATCGGCCTCGTGGTCGGCAGCGCGGGCGCCTATCTGCTGAAATCGCTGATGCAGTTCCTGATCTATCTGATCATGTTCGGCGTGCTGGCCTATGTGTTCCAGAACCAGATCGAGCAGTTAACCGGGATCAACCCGGTCAACGCGACGATCAGCCTGATGGAAGACATCGGCCTGCCCGTGAAGAGCATGCGCAAATCGCTGGAATAAAGCCCTAGCGGACCCAGGTCGGGCGCCGTTTTTCGAGGAAGGCGGCGATGCCTTCCTTGCCCTCGTCGGAGACGCGCCGCGCCGCGATGCGCTTGGCCGTCTCGTGCCCGAGATCGCGGTCGATGATCTGGCCAGTGACGTCTGCCACCAGCTTCTTCGCGTCGGCCACAGCGCCCGGCGCCGCGGAAAAGACGAGATTGGCGAGGTGTTCTTCCATCTTCGTCATGTCTTCCAGCGTCTCCACGACATACTGGACGAGGCCGATCTTCTCAGCGAAGGCGGCATCGAAGCTCTCGGCGGTCGCGAACAGCGCCCGGGCCCAGCGCGGGCCGATCGCGTCGATCACATAAGGGCTGATCGTGGCCGGTGTCAGGCCGAGGCGGACCTCGGAGAAGCGGAACTTGGTGTTTGACATGGCCACTGCCATGTCACAGGCCGCCACCAGCCCTGCCCCGCCGCCCATGGCCGCGCCCTGCACCATGGCGAGCGTCATCTGCGGCATCTCATAGAGCGACTGCAGCATCTCGGCGAGGTTCACCGCGTCGCGGACATTGTCTTCTTTCGTGTGCGTGGCGGCGCGCTTCATCCAGTTGAGGTCAGCCCCGGCGCTGAAAGTGTGGCCATTGCCGCGCAGGATCATCATGCGGATCGTGGGCTGGTCGGCGATCGTCTTGAACGCGTCAGTCAGCTCCGCAATCAGTTCCATGTTGAAGGCATTGTGCACGTCTGGCCGGTTGATGACGACGACGGCGAGGCCTTCCTCTGTGGCTTCGAGTTTGATGAGATCGTAATCGGAATCGCGCATGGGGCCCCCACGTTGAATTTCTGGGCGTTGAATTTCTGGAAGTCTTTTGGACCGCTCGCGCGCCGACGGCAACCGCCCTTCCGCTGAAGGTGGCTGCCCTTGAAATGCTGACGGCCTCCCGCCGCGCGCAGGAGGCCGTCTTCGGACAGTGCTCAAGCTCAGCTCGTTTTACCGTCCGGTTCCTGTCCGGTCTCGTTTTCGGGGATCAGACGTTTGGGGCCGGCGCGCCAGGCGTCGATGGCCGCATTGTATTCGGCTTCCAGCACGTAGCCGTCCTGATCGGTGTCGAATTTCGTGAATTTGGCGACGGCCTCGGCTTCATCCGCCCGGTCGCCGGAAGTTTTCCAGGAGACGAATTCTGCTTCGCTGAGGCGCCCGTCGGAGTCTGTGTCGAGGCCGGAAAAGTCCGGCATTTCGCCGGCATGGCCCATCAGAGCGGTGGCAAAGGCAGCCACCACGAGGAATGGGGTGCGTTGCATAACGTCTCTCCTTTGTGCTGTGCCGCCTTCAGCTGCGACAAGGAAGAGCCTACGCGAGAGACGCGTTCATGTTGCGTGAAAACGGGTTCACGACACGATTTTAATGATCGGCATTCATGACCCAGGGCCGCACCGCCTACATACGGAAAACACCGAAGCCGCGCTCGCCGAAGGGGGCGTTGAGGCTGGCCGACATGGCAAGGCCCAGGACGCGGCGCGTGTCTGCCGGGTCGATGATGCCATCGTCCCAGAGGCGCGCGGTGGAAAAGTACGGGCTGCCTTCAGCCTCGTAGAGATCGCGGATCGGCTGTTTAAATGCCTCTTCCTCGTCTGCAGGCCATTCGCCGCCCTTGCGCTCGATGCCGTCGCGTTTGACCGTGGCGAGCACGCTGGCCGCCTGCTCCCCGCCCATGACGGAGATCCGGGCATTCGGCCACATGAACAGGAAGCGCGGAGAGTAAGCCCGGCCGCACATGCCGTAATTGCCTGCCCCGAAGCTGCCGCCGGTGACGACCGTGAATTTCGGCACACTGGCCGTAGCAACCGCGGTCACCATCTTGGCGCCGTCTTTGGCGATGCCGCCGGCTTCATATTTCGAGCCGACCATGAAACCGGTGATGTTCTGCAGGAAGACGAGCGGGATACGGCGCTGGTCCGCCAGCTCGATGAAGTGCGCCGCCTTCTGGGCGCTCTCGGAGAAGAGAATACCATTATTGGCAAGGATCGCCACCGGCATGCCATAGAGCCGGGCGAAGCCGCAGACGAGGGTTTCGCCATAGAGCTTCTTGAACTCGTGGAACTCCGATCCGTCGACGAGGCGCGCGATGACTTCACGGGCATCATAAGGCTCGCGCACGTCCTGCGGGACAAGACCGTGCAGTTCGGCCGGGTCGTAAAGCGGCTCTGCCGACTCGGTCAGCTCGAAAGGCTGGGGCTTCGACTTTGCCAGTGTGCGGACGATGGAGCGCACAATGGCGAGGGCGTGGGAGTCATGCGCGGCGTAGTGGTCTGCGACGCCCGAGCGGCGGGCATGCACATCGGCGCCGCCAAGATCCTCGGCCGAGATCACCTCCCCTGTTGCGGCCTTCACCAGCGGCGGGCCGCCGAGGAAGATCGTGCCCTGCTTGCGCACGATCACCGTCTCGTCGGACATGGCCGGCACATAGGCGCCGCCGGCGGTGCACGAGCCCATGACGGAAGCGATCTGGGGAATGCCCTTCGCGCTCATCTGGGCCTGATTGTAGAAGATGCGGCCGAAATGCTCCCGGTCCGGAAAGACTTCCGACTGGTGCGGCAGGTTTGCACCGCCGCTGTCGACAAGGTAGATGCACGGCAGATGGTTTTCGAGCGCGACTTCCTGGGCCCGCAAATGCTTCTTCACCGTAATGGGGAAGTAGGCGCCGCCCTTCACGGTCGGGTCGTTGCACACGATCATGCATTCACGGCCTTCAACCCGGCCAACGCCGGTGATGATGCCCGCAGCAGGCGCCTCATCGCCATACATGCCATGCGCGGCCAGGGCGCCAATTTCCAGGAAGGCACTGCCCGGATCCAGCAGGCGCTCGACCCGCTCCCGCGGGAGCAGCTTGCCCCGGTCGACATGACGCTGGCGCGAGGCTTCCGGCCCGCCAAGCGCGGCTTTGGATGTGTGCTCGCGCAATTCGTCGAGCAGGCCTTCCATGGCGGCCTTGTTCGCGGCAAAGCGCGGGCCTGCTACGTCGAGACTGGATTTCAGGACGGGCATTCAGCCTCCCTTCAGAAGTTTTTGGCAGGCTTAGCTGCCTCTGGGTCAGGTGTCACGCGTGTGTCACCGGTTTTTACCAGACTGGGAAACACACCCTCTAGGAAAGGCCGCTGACCATGCGCATGTTCAGGAACATGAAACTGGACATCACCCCCTCTCTGAAGGCGATTGCCTTCCTGAAGGATGTGCCGGCCAAGGTGATGCGGGCGGCCGGACGGGAAGCGGCCTGGTATTGCGTGCCGGCCGGCGGGACGCTGTTCCTGCGCAATGAACCGGCCGACAAGATCTATTTCGTCCTGTCGGGCGCCCTCGGCGCCTTCCGGGTCAATCCCAACGGCCAGAGCGAATTCATCGGCCATATCCGCCCCGGTGAACCGGTGGGCGAGATGTCCATGTTCCTCGGCGGGATCGACCTCGACGGCGACGGCGCCCCGGAAGACGCGCCGCACACAAGCTCGGTCTATGCCCTGCGCGATTCCGAAGTCGTCGGCTTCTCGCGCGAAGGCTGGCGGCAAATGGTCAAGCATGAGCCGGAACTGCTGGAGCAGATGATCCGCATCATCCTGCGCCGTGTCGGCCGGGAGGGACAGCGCAATATCAGCTCGGCGCCGAAAGTCTTCACCCTGGTTGCCACCTCCCCCACCATCGACCTGGAACTGCGCGCCGAAGCCCTGAAGTCGAGCCTGGAAGCACTGGGCAAATCTGCGGTGATCGTCGGCGAAGCGAAGGGCGCAGAGAAGCCGGCTGCCTTCTTCGACCAGCTCGACCAGAACCATGATGTGGTGATCCTCATCTCCACCATCGGCGATACGCGCTGGTACCGCCTGTCCGTGCGCCAGGCTGACCGGATCTGGGTGTTCGGCCGCGCTGACGCCAAACCGTCCAATCCGCTGATGCCGGAAGACGACTCCCCGGCCCGCGAGCTGAAGCTGGTCGACGTCGTGCTGCTGCACCCCGGCGACAACCGGCGCGCCTGCCGGCCGGTCGAATGGCTGGAAGCGGCGGGCGCAAGCCGCCTGTTCCACTGGCAGGGCATGAGCGGGCCGAACTGTGACCGGCTGGCACGGGTGATGGCCGGCACCTCGGTCGGGCTGATCCTGTCCGGCGGCGGGGCGCGGGCCT from the uncultured Hyphomonas sp. genome contains:
- a CDS encoding DUF817 domain-containing protein, yielding MTAPPAFGPKPPNAVQRRLHAGREALRARWVKGPWSLAAFEFVSFGIKQGWACLFGGAMLGLLLATFLWYPDDAPVSRYDFLVIGAVLIQVLMLWTGLETLEEAKVILVFHITGTIMELFKTAHGSWIYPEESVLRIGAVPLFTGFMYASVGSYLARVWRIFDFRFDRFPPLWIQGLLAASIYVNFFAHHWLPDVRIALFAGTLLVYGPSVVWFRPDRFHRPMPLVIGFLLVALFIWFAENIGTFARAWAYPGQEDGWHPVSLSKLGSWYLLMIISFVLVAAVHRGGHRGGHRGTGGPGHENREASRRE
- a CDS encoding TetR/AcrR family transcriptional regulator, translated to MFLKPRMGSGSFPDPVRLNTPSQSHFQRPDARTSPLKPADSGNSAIPLCQMLHLIDHLVYKQKMSSTDAPTPGRRRGRPRKPPGDQTARQELIRTGLEYLTERGYCAVAVDEILRAAGVPKGSFYYHFDSKEDFGRALIGAYNEYFSSRLRTWFQRADLSPLDRLRGFISDAEKGMEKHAFRRGCLVGNLGQEMAALPPGFRSLLSSALSDWQRLTEACLLEAQNQGEIGRHHKPEELAAFFWIGWEGAVLRAKLEQSPDPLRQFATGFFALTSN
- the gltX gene encoding glutamate--tRNA ligase, which codes for MTSPIVRFAPSPTGRLHVGNVRTALINWLFAKGQGGKFILRIDDTDVERSTKENEDALKVDLEWLGLVWADTFNQSDRFAQYDAAAETLRGMGLLYPCYETADELDRKRKIALSRGRPPVYDRAALELTDEDKAKLEAEGRQPHWRFKLSGERVEWDDLVRGPQSIDTSSLSDPILIREDGSYLYTLPSVVDDIEAGITHVVRGEDHVTNSGAQIEIFKALGGTAPDMAHTPLLIGADGQGLSKRLGSLSMGELRAQGYEPMSICSLLAKIGTSDNVEARGSLDELVAEFDFGKIGRSPARFDEAELKGLNAAILHALPFDTVKDRLAAVDPRAADEAFWTVVRANCALLPDVAGWVDTVFGDITPLVDDEDKEFVATAATLLPDGELTGETWSQWTNAVKAETGRKGRGLFMTLRKALTGQEHGPDMGAILPLIGRERALKRLGG
- a CDS encoding carboxyl transferase domain-containing protein, whose protein sequence is MPVLKSSLDVAGPRFAANKAAMEGLLDELREHTSKAALGGPEASRQRHVDRGKLLPRERVERLLDPGSAFLEIGALAAHGMYGDEAPAAGIITGVGRVEGRECMIVCNDPTVKGGAYFPITVKKHLRAQEVALENHLPCIYLVDSGGANLPHQSEVFPDREHFGRIFYNQAQMSAKGIPQIASVMGSCTAGGAYVPAMSDETVIVRKQGTIFLGGPPLVKAATGEVISAEDLGGADVHARRSGVADHYAAHDSHALAIVRSIVRTLAKSKPQPFELTESAEPLYDPAELHGLVPQDVREPYDAREVIARLVDGSEFHEFKKLYGETLVCGFARLYGMPVAILANNGILFSESAQKAAHFIELADQRRIPLVFLQNITGFMVGSKYEAGGIAKDGAKMVTAVATASVPKFTVVTGGSFGAGNYGMCGRAYSPRFLFMWPNARISVMGGEQAASVLATVKRDGIERKGGEWPADEEEAFKQPIRDLYEAEGSPYFSTARLWDDGIIDPADTRRVLGLAMSASLNAPFGERGFGVFRM
- a CDS encoding MDR family oxidoreductase translates to MFDAILINKDTDEQTVSRSQVTLPEMEEGDVVVDIAWSTLNYKDALAITGSSPVVRSFPMIPGIDFAGVVSESRHSDFAPGDRVVLNGWGVGEKHWGGLAQRAKVKGDWLVRLPDGLTMRQAMAIGTAGYTAMLCVIALEDEGVTPASGEILVTGASGGVGSVATSLLANKGFTVAAATGRPEEADYLKSLGATSIVDRADLSGTPRALNKERWAGAVDVVGGVVLANLLSMIKYSGTVAACGLAGSMDLPTSVAPFILRGVTLKGIDSVMCPKEKRLAAWERLATDLDPTKLEAISTEVAFEDVVSTAPLFLEGKVRGRIIVPIKPELEN
- a CDS encoding enoyl-CoA hydratase-related protein, whose protein sequence is MRDSDYDLIKLEATEEGLAVVVINRPDVHNAFNMELIAELTDAFKTIADQPTIRMMILRGNGHTFSAGADLNWMKRAATHTKEDNVRDAVNLAEMLQSLYEMPQMTLAMVQGAAMGGGAGLVAACDMAVAMSNTKFRFSEVRLGLTPATISPYVIDAIGPRWARALFATAESFDAAFAEKIGLVQYVVETLEDMTKMEEHLANLVFSAAPGAVADAKKLVADVTGQIIDRDLGHETAKRIAARRVSDEGKEGIAAFLEKRRPTWVR
- a CDS encoding biotin carboxylase N-terminal domain-containing protein, whose product is MKIEKLLVANRGEIACRIFATCRDLGIATVAVYSDADARAKHVREADEAVHIGPAPAPESYLKVEAILAAAKETGADAIHPGYGFLSENADFAEAVVKAGLIWVGPPASAIRSMGPKDEAKRIAEEAGVPVLPGYRGEAQDVKTLTEAAKEIGFPLLIKAVAGGGGRGIRLVTKASELAAELESAVREAESSFGDGRVMLEKLVEQPRHIEVQVFGDAHGNAVHLYERDCSLQRRRQKVIEEAPAPGMPEDVRKAMTDAAVALAKAVKYEGAGTVEFIVDGSKPLALDTFWFLEMNTRLQVEHPVTEMITGQDLVEWQLRVASGDLLPLHQQDIPLHGHAIEARICAEDPAEGFRPGAGLILEFGLMEPVDGETVRWDAGFETGDRVPSNYDSMIAKLIVHDGNRHAACERLITTLSHLQLAGVPSNAGFLSRCASSDAFLNHSHHVNWIAEAGDALTLPPAEHQHASVMAVCDVCLNEAGGATPWGIQDGWRMNRAPVHKAMVAVGADADWVDPEEYPVDPDTPLPLVTDISPRRYAVTTGGDTVLVEVPEFDADVEAVLGGDSVSAPMPGKILSISVEAGAEVTRGDTVAVMEAMKMEHALTAPRDGVVEAVTGKVGDQVSEGDVLVQLVAE